From the Serratia nematodiphila DZ0503SBS1 genome, one window contains:
- a CDS encoding cytochrome C assembly family protein, which produces MPVFSIVALMAYLLSLGLIIPSLLRKNSAYRRLALVSAVVALICHAIALQQRIFDVSAGQNLSLLNIGSIVSLIICSVMTFVASRDRGWFLLPIVYSFAMINLAFASFMPGEFITHLEASPELMVHIGLALFSYATLIIAALYALQLAWLDYLLKNKKLTFSADMPPLMSIERKMFHITQIGVVLLTLTLCTGLLYMDNLFSKENVHKAVLSIMAWFVYIVLLWGHYHEGWRGRRVVWFSFAGAFLLTLAYFGSRLIQQVMVR; this is translated from the coding sequence ATGCCAGTTTTCTCCATTGTGGCTTTGATGGCCTACCTGCTCAGCCTTGGACTGATCATTCCCAGCTTGTTGCGGAAGAACAGCGCATACCGTCGGCTCGCCCTCGTCTCGGCGGTGGTGGCGTTGATTTGCCACGCCATCGCGCTTCAGCAGCGCATCTTTGACGTCAGCGCCGGGCAGAATCTCAGCCTGCTGAACATTGGTTCTATCGTCAGCCTGATCATCTGTTCGGTGATGACCTTCGTCGCTTCACGCGATCGCGGCTGGTTCCTGCTGCCGATCGTCTACAGCTTCGCGATGATCAATCTGGCCTTCGCCAGCTTCATGCCCGGCGAGTTCATCACTCACCTGGAAGCCAGCCCGGAATTGATGGTGCATATCGGCCTGGCGCTGTTCTCTTACGCCACCCTTATCATCGCCGCGCTCTACGCCTTACAGCTCGCCTGGCTCGACTACCTGTTGAAAAACAAAAAGCTGACCTTCAGCGCCGACATGCCGCCGCTGATGAGCATTGAGCGTAAGATGTTCCATATCACCCAGATCGGCGTGGTGCTGCTGACGCTCACCCTGTGCACCGGCCTGCTGTACATGGATAATCTGTTCAGCAAAGAGAACGTACATAAAGCCGTGTTGTCGATCATGGCCTGGTTCGTATATATCGTGCTGTTGTGGGGCCATTACCATGAAGGCTGGCGCGGCCGCCGCGTCGTCTGGTTCAGCTTCGCCGGCGCCTTCCTGCTGACGCTCGCCTACTTCGGCAGCCGTCTGATTCAACAGGTGATGGTGCGCTGA
- the ffh gene encoding signal recognition particle protein, which translates to MFENLTDRLSRTLRNISGRGRLTEENIKETLREVRMALLEADVALPVVRDFINRVKESAVGHEVNKSLTPGQEFVKIVKGELIAAMGEVNTELNLAAQPPAVVLMAGLQGAGKTTSVGKLGKFLKEKQKKKVLVVSADVYRPAAIKQLETLAEGVGIDFFPSDVKEKPIDIVNRALQQAKLKFYDVLIVDTAGRLHVDEAMMDEIKQVHAAIKPVETLFVVDAMTGQDAANTAKAFNEALPLTGVVLTKVDGDARGGAALSIRHITGKPIKFLGVGEKTEALEPFYPDRVASRILGMGDVLSLIEDIESKVDREQAEKLANKLKKGDGFDLTDFLEQLKQMRNMGGMANMLSKLPGAGQLPDNVKSQMDDKVLVRMEAIINSMTLKERAKPEIIKGSRKRRIAMGAGMQVQDVNRLLKQFDEMQRMMKKMKKGGMAKMMRGMKGMMPPGFPGR; encoded by the coding sequence ATGTTTGAAAATTTAACCGATCGATTGTCGCGCACGTTGCGCAATATCAGCGGCCGCGGGCGGCTGACCGAAGAGAATATCAAGGAAACCCTGCGTGAAGTGCGTATGGCATTGCTGGAAGCGGACGTTGCGCTGCCGGTGGTGCGCGACTTCATCAACCGCGTCAAAGAGAGCGCGGTTGGCCATGAAGTCAACAAAAGCCTGACGCCGGGGCAGGAGTTCGTCAAGATCGTCAAGGGCGAGCTGATCGCCGCGATGGGCGAAGTCAACACCGAGCTGAATCTGGCGGCCCAGCCGCCGGCGGTGGTGCTGATGGCGGGCCTGCAGGGCGCCGGTAAAACGACCAGCGTCGGTAAGCTCGGCAAGTTCCTGAAAGAAAAACAGAAGAAGAAAGTGTTGGTGGTTTCCGCGGACGTTTATCGCCCGGCGGCGATCAAACAGCTGGAAACGTTGGCGGAAGGCGTCGGCATCGACTTCTTCCCGTCTGACGTCAAAGAAAAACCGATCGACATCGTCAATCGCGCGCTGCAACAGGCCAAGCTGAAGTTCTACGATGTCCTTATTGTCGATACCGCCGGCCGCTTGCACGTTGACGAAGCGATGATGGACGAGATCAAACAGGTGCACGCGGCGATCAAGCCGGTGGAAACCCTGTTCGTGGTCGACGCCATGACCGGCCAGGACGCCGCCAATACCGCCAAGGCGTTTAATGAAGCGCTGCCGCTGACCGGCGTGGTGCTGACCAAGGTCGACGGCGATGCGCGCGGCGGTGCCGCGTTGTCCATCCGCCATATCACTGGCAAGCCGATCAAGTTCCTCGGCGTCGGCGAGAAGACCGAAGCGCTGGAGCCGTTTTACCCGGATCGCGTGGCATCGCGCATCCTGGGCATGGGCGACGTGCTGTCGCTGATCGAAGATATCGAAAGCAAGGTCGACCGCGAGCAGGCGGAGAAGCTGGCCAACAAGCTGAAGAAGGGCGACGGTTTCGATCTGACCGACTTCCTGGAGCAGCTCAAGCAGATGCGCAACATGGGCGGCATGGCCAATATGCTGAGCAAGCTGCCGGGCGCCGGCCAACTGCCGGACAACGTCAAGTCGCAGATGGACGACAAAGTGCTGGTGCGCATGGAGGCGATCATCAACTCGATGACGCTGAAAGAGCGCGCCAAACCGGAAATCATCAAGGGCTCGCGCAAGCGTCGCATCGCGATGGGGGCCGGCATGCAGGTGCAAGACGTCAACCGCTTGCTGAAGCAGTTCGACGAAATGCAGCGTATGATGAAGAAGATGAAAAAAGGCGGTATGGCGAAGATGATGCGCGGCATGAAAGGTATGATGCCGCCGGGCTTCCCTGGCCGCTGA
- the rpsP gene encoding 30S ribosomal protein S16: protein MVTIRLARGGAKKRPFYQVVVTDSRNARDGRFIERVGFFNPIASGQAEALRLDLDRIEHWVGLGATVSDRVHALIKDAKKAA, encoded by the coding sequence ATGGTAACAATTCGTTTGGCACGTGGCGGCGCTAAAAAGCGTCCGTTCTATCAAGTAGTAGTGACCGACAGCCGCAACGCTCGTGATGGTCGTTTCATCGAGCGCGTAGGCTTCTTCAACCCGATCGCTTCCGGTCAGGCTGAAGCACTGCGTCTGGACCTGGACCGCATCGAGCACTGGGTTGGTCTGGGTGCAACCGTTTCTGATCGCGTTCACGCGCTGATCAAAGACGCTAAGAAAGCAGCTTAA
- the rimM gene encoding ribosome maturation factor RimM (Essential for efficient processing of 16S rRNA), with the protein MSKQLKPVAPIAPIVLGKMGSAYGIRGWLRVFSSTENAESIFDYQPWFIQQAGQWQHIELEDWKRHSQDLIIKVKGIDDRDAANLLTNREIMVDSDQLPPLEGDDYYWKDLMGCQVVTSAGYELGKVIDMMETGSNDVMVVKANLKDAFGMKERLIPFLHGQVIKKVDLTARVIEADWDPGF; encoded by the coding sequence ATGAGCAAGCAACTCAAACCGGTAGCGCCGATCGCGCCGATTGTACTCGGTAAAATGGGTTCCGCTTACGGCATTCGTGGTTGGCTCAGAGTGTTTTCATCCACCGAGAACGCCGAAAGCATTTTTGACTATCAGCCGTGGTTTATCCAGCAGGCGGGTCAGTGGCAGCATATCGAGTTGGAAGACTGGAAGCGCCACAGTCAGGATCTGATCATCAAAGTCAAAGGCATTGACGATCGGGACGCGGCGAATCTGCTGACTAATCGCGAGATTATGGTGGATTCCGATCAACTTCCTCCGTTGGAGGGTGATGATTACTACTGGAAAGACCTGATGGGCTGCCAGGTAGTCACCTCCGCTGGCTACGAGCTGGGTAAAGTCATCGATATGATGGAAACCGGCTCGAACGATGTGATGGTTGTGAAAGCGAACCTGAAAGATGCGTTCGGCATGAAGGAGCGGTTGATTCCGTTTCTTCATGGGCAGGTTATCAAGAAAGTCGATCTCACTGCTCGCGTGATTGAGGCAGATTGGGATCCTGGTTTTTGA
- the trmD gene encoding tRNA (guanosine(37)-N1)-methyltransferase TrmD: protein MFIGIVSLFPEMFRAITDYGVTGRAVKNGLLSVQCWSPRDFTYDRHRTVDDRPYGGGPGMLMMVKPLREAIHAAKAAAGEGAKVIYLSPQGRKLDQTGVCELAANQKMILVCGRYEGIDERVIQTEIDEEWSIGDYVLSGGELPAMTLIDSVARFIPGVLGHQASAEEDSFADGLLDCPHYTRPEVLEGMEVPPVLLSGNHAEIRRWRLKQSLGRTWLRRPELLESLALTDEQAVLLAEFQREHQARQQDYEGNV, encoded by the coding sequence GTGTTCATCGGTATTGTAAGCCTGTTTCCTGAGATGTTCCGCGCTATCACCGATTACGGGGTGACTGGCCGGGCAGTAAAAAATGGCCTGCTGAGCGTGCAGTGTTGGAGTCCTCGCGACTTCACCTACGACCGGCATCGCACCGTGGACGATCGCCCTTACGGCGGCGGCCCGGGAATGCTGATGATGGTGAAACCTTTACGGGAAGCCATTCATGCGGCGAAAGCAGCGGCAGGCGAGGGAGCAAAGGTGATTTATCTGTCACCTCAGGGGCGCAAGCTGGATCAAACCGGCGTGTGCGAACTGGCGGCCAATCAGAAGATGATTCTGGTGTGCGGCCGTTACGAAGGGATAGACGAGCGCGTAATCCAAACCGAAATTGACGAAGAATGGTCAATCGGCGATTACGTTCTCAGCGGCGGGGAACTGCCGGCGATGACCCTGATTGATTCAGTCGCCCGTTTCATACCGGGTGTGCTGGGCCATCAGGCCTCAGCGGAGGAAGACTCCTTCGCCGACGGATTGCTGGACTGCCCGCACTATACCCGCCCCGAGGTGTTGGAAGGGATGGAGGTACCGCCGGTTCTGCTGTCGGGCAACCATGCCGAGATACGTCGCTGGCGCTTAAAGCAGTCGCTGGGCCGAACCTGGCTTAGAAGACCTGAACTTCTAGAAAGCCTAGCTCTGACTGACGAGCAAGCGGTGTTGCTGGCTGAGTTCCAACGGGAACATCAGGCCAGGCAACAGGACTATGAAGGAAACGTCTGA
- the rplS gene encoding 50S ribosomal protein L19, whose translation MSNIIKQLEQEQMKQDVPAFRPGDSVEVKVWVVEGSKKRLQAFEGVVIAIRNRGLHSAFTVRKISNGEGVERVFQTHSPVIDSITVKRRGAVRKAKLYYLRERTGKAARIKERLNRVG comes from the coding sequence ATGAGCAACATTATTAAGCAACTTGAACAAGAGCAGATGAAACAAGACGTACCTGCATTCCGTCCGGGTGATTCCGTGGAAGTGAAGGTATGGGTCGTTGAAGGTAGCAAAAAACGTCTGCAGGCATTCGAGGGCGTGGTTATCGCTATCCGTAACCGCGGTCTGCACTCTGCATTCACTGTTCGTAAGATTTCCAACGGCGAAGGTGTTGAGCGCGTATTCCAGACTCACTCCCCAGTAATCGACAGCATTACTGTTAAACGTCGTGGTGCCGTTCGTAAAGCTAAACTGTACTACCTGCGTGAGCGTACTGGTAAGGCTGCTCGTATCAAAGAGCGTCTGAACCGCGTTGGCTAA
- a CDS encoding ogr/Delta-like zinc finger family protein: protein MMHCPLCGHVAHTRSSRYLSESTKERYHQCRNINCSCTFATHESVARVIVKPGDDIVPAQPHPPENQHKQSAAAL, encoded by the coding sequence ATGATGCACTGTCCACTATGCGGTCACGTGGCCCACACTCGCTCCAGCCGCTATCTGAGCGAGTCGACCAAAGAGCGTTACCATCAATGCCGCAACATCAATTGCAGCTGCACGTTCGCCACGCACGAGTCCGTTGCACGGGTGATCGTCAAACCTGGCGATGATATTGTCCCGGCGCAGCCGCACCCGCCGGAGAATCAACATAAACAAAGCGCCGCCGCGCTGTAA
- a CDS encoding lysozyme — translation MSATVKRCSVAAVLAIAVLLPSFGELQTSEAGLRLIADLEGCRLSPYQCSAGVWTQGIGHTAGVIPGKAIDEHKAAMGLVDDVRRTERGMAACLPDTLSQQTYDAAIAFAFNVGVSAACHSTLVALLQQRQWRQACDQLPRWVYVNGKKNKGLEQRRAMERALCLQGIAS, via the coding sequence ATGAGTGCAACCGTTAAGCGCTGCAGCGTCGCCGCCGTTTTGGCCATCGCCGTGCTGTTGCCGTCATTTGGCGAGCTGCAAACCTCAGAAGCTGGCCTCAGGCTGATCGCCGATCTCGAAGGTTGCCGCCTGTCGCCTTACCAGTGCAGCGCCGGGGTGTGGACTCAGGGCATTGGGCACACCGCTGGCGTCATCCCTGGTAAAGCGATCGATGAACACAAAGCCGCGATGGGTTTGGTCGACGATGTTCGCCGCACCGAGCGCGGCATGGCCGCCTGCCTGCCGGATACGCTCTCGCAACAAACCTATGATGCGGCGATCGCCTTCGCCTTCAATGTGGGCGTCAGCGCAGCCTGCCACTCTACGCTGGTCGCGCTGCTGCAACAGCGCCAGTGGCGGCAGGCCTGCGATCAGCTGCCACGCTGGGTTTACGTAAACGGAAAGAAAAACAAAGGGCTGGAACAGCGACGCGCCATGGAACGCGCACTGTGTTTGCAGGGCATTGCCTCATGA
- a CDS encoding HP1 family phage holin, producing the protein MEKITSFITYAMALFLAWLGKLSPQDIAFLVGAAVGIGTFLVNWYYRRKSLQILKAIERNATSRRKIYDECNR; encoded by the coding sequence ATGGAGAAAATAACCTCATTCATCACCTACGCCATGGCGCTGTTTCTCGCCTGGCTCGGCAAGCTGTCTCCGCAGGACATTGCCTTTTTAGTCGGTGCGGCGGTAGGCATCGGCACGTTTCTGGTGAACTGGTACTACCGACGTAAAAGCCTGCAGATCTTGAAGGCCATTGAGCGCAATGCGACATCGCGGAGGAAAATTTACGATGAGTGCAACCGTTAA
- a CDS encoding DUF481 domain-containing protein — protein MLSSRARRAFPLYICCLTTFTSVSALADNTLFTAMDDPATAKKPFEGNVQAGYNAQSGNSQSSTLLANTNMTWFNSDAAYSLWGAANNTTSSNVRSSEKYQAGGRTRYNLTDRNYLFGQASWLSDRFNGYDSRSTLTGGYGRQLLNGPLSDLRVEFGPGVRHDEYHGGGRSTKGLAYGAANYSYQLTDNTKFIQGVSALANEETTLNSESALNVAINDRFSLRVAYTVTYNSKPPASAPKNTDTTTSVTLVYGL, from the coding sequence ATGCTCTCTTCTCGCGCTCGTCGCGCTTTTCCGCTGTATATTTGCTGCTTAACGACTTTCACCAGTGTTTCAGCCCTTGCCGACAATACGCTTTTCACCGCGATGGACGATCCGGCCACCGCCAAGAAACCGTTCGAAGGCAACGTGCAGGCGGGCTACAACGCCCAGTCAGGCAACTCGCAGAGCTCCACCCTGTTGGCCAACACCAACATGACCTGGTTCAACAGCGACGCGGCGTACAGCCTGTGGGGGGCGGCCAACAACACCACCTCCTCCAACGTGCGCTCATCCGAAAAATACCAGGCCGGTGGCCGTACGCGCTATAACCTGACAGATCGCAACTACCTGTTCGGTCAGGCCAGCTGGCTGAGTGACCGTTTCAACGGTTACGACTCACGCTCCACGCTGACCGGCGGCTACGGCCGTCAACTCCTTAACGGGCCGCTCAGTGACCTGCGGGTGGAATTCGGTCCCGGCGTGCGCCATGATGAATACCATGGCGGCGGCCGCTCGACCAAGGGGCTGGCCTATGGTGCGGCCAACTATTCCTATCAGTTGACCGACAACACCAAGTTCATTCAGGGCGTTTCCGCGCTGGCGAACGAAGAAACCACGCTGAACTCGGAAAGCGCGTTGAACGTGGCGATCAACGATCGCTTCTCATTGCGCGTGGCTTACACCGTGACCTACAACAGCAAACCGCCGGCCTCAGCGCCGAAGAACACAGATACCACCACCTCGGTCACGCTGGTCTACGGCCTGTAA
- a CDS encoding 3-deoxy-7-phosphoheptulonate synthase, which yields MQKDALNNVHISAEQVLITPEELKNQFPLSADDENEIATARNTIANILQGRDHRLLVVCGPCSIHDPDAALDYARRLKTLAADLSDQLYIVMRVYFEKPRTTVGWKGLINDPYMDGSFDVEAGLHIARRLLLDLVGMGLPLATEALDPNSPQYLGDLFSWSAIGARTTESQTHREMASGLSMPVGFKNGTDGSLGTAINAMRAAAMPHRFVGINQAGQVCLLQTQGNPDGHVILRGGKTPNYSAEHVAACEKQMLEAGLHPSLMIDCSHGNSNKDYRRQPAVAESVVEQIKAGNRSITGIMLESHLHEGNQSSEQPRADMRYGVSVTDACINWESTETLLRHMHQELGAALAARTGEK from the coding sequence ATGCAAAAAGACGCGCTCAATAACGTACACATCAGTGCAGAACAGGTTCTCATCACGCCGGAGGAGCTGAAGAACCAGTTCCCGCTCAGCGCCGACGACGAAAATGAGATCGCCACTGCGCGCAACACTATCGCCAACATTTTGCAGGGGCGCGATCATCGCCTGTTGGTGGTGTGCGGGCCTTGTTCGATCCACGATCCGGACGCGGCGCTGGACTATGCCCGTCGTTTGAAAACCCTGGCGGCTGACTTGAGCGATCAGCTGTATATCGTTATGCGCGTCTACTTTGAAAAACCCAGAACCACTGTCGGCTGGAAAGGTTTGATCAACGATCCATACATGGACGGTTCGTTTGACGTTGAAGCAGGCTTGCATATCGCGCGTCGCCTGTTGCTGGATCTGGTGGGCATGGGCTTGCCGTTGGCTACCGAAGCGTTGGATCCGAACAGCCCGCAGTACCTGGGGGATTTGTTCAGCTGGTCGGCGATCGGTGCGCGCACCACCGAATCGCAGACCCACCGCGAAATGGCCTCCGGCCTGTCGATGCCGGTCGGGTTCAAAAACGGCACCGACGGCAGTTTGGGTACCGCCATCAACGCCATGCGCGCCGCTGCTATGCCGCACCGCTTCGTCGGCATCAACCAGGCAGGCCAGGTTTGCCTGCTGCAGACGCAGGGCAACCCGGATGGGCACGTGATCCTGCGCGGCGGCAAAACTCCGAACTACAGCGCTGAGCACGTTGCGGCCTGTGAAAAACAGATGCTTGAGGCGGGACTCCACCCGTCCTTGATGATAGATTGCAGCCATGGCAACTCGAATAAAGACTATCGCCGTCAGCCGGCGGTGGCCGAGTCCGTGGTGGAGCAGATCAAGGCGGGTAACCGCTCAATCACCGGCATTATGCTGGAGAGCCATCTGCATGAGGGCAATCAGTCTTCCGAACAGCCGCGTGCAGACATGCGTTACGGTGTGTCCGTCACCGACGCCTGCATCAACTGGGAGAGCACGGAAACCCTGTTGCGCCATATGCATCAGGAACTCGGCGCTGCGCTGGCGGCCCGTACGGGAGAAAAGTAA
- the tyrA gene encoding bifunctional chorismate mutase/prephenate dehydrogenase, with product MVAELTALRDQIDEVDKALLGLLAKRLHLVAEVGEVKSRHGLPVYVPEREAAMLASRRQEAENLGVPPDLIEDVLRRVMRESYVSENDKGFKTLCPQLRPIVIIGGNGQMGRLFNRLLTLSGYQVRVLDQEDWPQAEQLLADAGMVIVSVPIHVTEQVISRLPTLPADCILVDLASVKNRPLHAMLAAHSGPVVGLHPMFGPDVGSVAKQVVVYCDGRQPEAYQWLLEQLQVWGARLHRISAVEHDQNMAFIQALRHFATFAYGLHLAEENVQLEQLLALSSPIYRLELAMVGRLFAQDPQLYADIIMSSEENVALIKRYYQRFGEAITLLEHGDKQAFIDSFRKVEHWFGDYAQRFLVESRTLLRQANDSRQ from the coding sequence ATGGTGGCAGAACTGACCGCGCTGCGCGATCAAATCGATGAGGTGGATAAAGCGCTGCTGGGTCTGCTGGCGAAACGCCTGCATCTGGTAGCGGAAGTGGGCGAAGTCAAAAGCCGTCATGGCCTGCCGGTTTACGTACCGGAGCGCGAAGCCGCGATGCTGGCCTCGCGTCGCCAGGAGGCGGAAAACCTCGGGGTGCCGCCGGATTTGATCGAGGACGTTTTGCGCCGCGTGATGCGCGAATCCTACGTCAGCGAGAACGATAAAGGCTTTAAAACTTTGTGTCCGCAGCTGCGGCCGATCGTCATCATCGGCGGTAACGGCCAGATGGGAAGGCTGTTCAACCGCTTGCTGACGCTGTCGGGTTATCAGGTCAGGGTACTGGATCAGGAAGATTGGCCGCAGGCGGAACAGCTGCTGGCAGACGCCGGCATGGTGATCGTCAGCGTGCCGATCCACGTGACCGAGCAGGTGATAAGCCGCCTGCCGACGCTGCCTGCCGACTGTATTCTGGTGGATTTGGCGTCGGTGAAGAACCGCCCGCTGCATGCGATGTTGGCGGCGCACAGCGGCCCAGTGGTCGGGCTGCACCCGATGTTCGGCCCGGACGTGGGCAGCGTGGCGAAGCAGGTGGTGGTTTACTGCGACGGCCGCCAGCCGGAGGCTTACCAGTGGCTGCTTGAACAGCTGCAGGTGTGGGGCGCTCGGCTGCATCGCATCAGCGCGGTCGAACACGATCAGAACATGGCGTTTATTCAGGCGCTGCGGCACTTCGCCACCTTCGCCTACGGGTTGCATCTGGCGGAAGAGAACGTGCAACTGGAGCAGTTGCTGGCGCTCTCCTCGCCGATCTACCGGCTGGAGCTGGCGATGGTTGGCCGCCTGTTTGCGCAGGATCCGCAGCTGTACGCCGATATCATCATGTCGTCGGAGGAAAACGTGGCGCTGATTAAACGTTACTACCAGCGCTTCGGCGAGGCAATAACGCTGTTGGAGCATGGCGACAAACAGGCGTTTATCGACAGTTTCCGCAAGGTGGAGCACTGGTTCGGCGATTACGCCCAACGCTTCCTGGTGGAGAGCCGCACGCTGTTGCGGCAGGCTAACGACAGCCGGCAGTAA